In Mustela lutreola isolate mMusLut2 chromosome 1, mMusLut2.pri, whole genome shotgun sequence, one genomic interval encodes:
- the LOC131821050 gene encoding olfactory receptor 52J3-like: MFHTNTSTFHPDTFFLTGIPGLESSHGWISLPFCSIYLMALLGNATILLIIWSEHTLRDPMFYFLAILSAIDLALSTTSVPRMLGIFWFDAHEIGFGACVAQMFLIHTLTGMESTVLLAMAFDRYVAICVPLHYKTTLTPRVLGGIGVGIIMHPVLLTLPILYLTHRLPFCETRIIAHSYCEHMGISKLACASIRVNAIYGLFVASFLILHVALVGVSYAYILRAVFRLPSQEARHKALSTCGSHVGVICVFYTPSLFSFLTHRFGKKVPRYVHILVANLYVVVPPALNPIIYGVRTKQIRECVIRVFTSK; the protein is encoded by the coding sequence ATGTTCCACACAAACACTTCCACTTTCCACCCAGACACCTTCTTTCTTACAGGCATCCCAGGACTTGAGAGTTCCCATGGCTGGATCTCTCTGCCTTTTTGCTCCATTTACTTAATGGCCCTGTTGGGCAATGCTACGATTTTGCTGATCATCTGGTCTGAGCATACTCTGCGGGATCCTATGTTCTACTTCCTAGCCATCTTATCAGCCATAGATCTGGCCCTCTCCACAACCTCAGTGCCCAGAATGCTGGGTATCTTCTGGTTTGATGCACATGAAATTGGTTttggagcctgtgtggctcagatgtTTCTGATACACACTCTTACAGGAATGGAGTCCACTGTTCTGCTTGCTATGGCTTTTGACCGCTATGTGGCTATCTGTGTGCCACTCCACTACAAAACCACCCTGACGCCCCGAGTGCTAGGAGGCATTGGTGTGGGTATTATAATGCACCCTGTCCTGCTTACATTGCCCATTCTCTACCTAACCCATCGACTGCCCTTTTGTGAGACTCGAATTATTGCTCACTCCTACTGTGAACACATGGGCATTTCCAAGTTGGCCTGTGCCAGCATTCGAGTTAATGCCATTTATGGGCTTTTTGtggcttcttttcttattttgcatGTGGCATTGGTTGGAGTCTCTTATGCCTACATCCTTCGTGCAGTTTTCCGCCTCCCATCTCAAGAAGCTCGTCACAAAGCTCTGAGTACGTGTGGGTCACATGTTGGGGTCATATGTGTTTTCTAtactccttctctcttctccttcctcaccCACCGATTTGGCAAAAAAGTTCCCCGTTATGTCCACATCCTGGTTGCCAATCTCTATGTGGTTGTTCCACCTGCCCTCAATCCTATCATCTATGGTGTGAGGACAAAGCAGATTCGTGAGTGTGTGATCCGTGTTTTCACCTCAAAATAG